One Vicinamibacterales bacterium genomic window, CTCGACGTCTTCCTGTTCTACATCTTCTGGGACTTCGTCCTGATCCCGATGTATTTCCTGATCGGCATCTGGGGCTACGACCAGCGCATCTACGCCGCGGTCAAGTTCATGCTCTACACCATGGCCGGCAGCGTGCTGATGCTGGTGGCGATCATCGGCCTGTCGTGGCTGCACCAGTCGATGACCGGGGAATACAGCTTCGACCTGCTCAAGCTGTATGAGCTGCAGATTCCGGAAGGCACGCAGTACTGGATGTTCCTGGCCTTCACCATCGCGTTCATCATCAAGGTGCCGCTGTTCCCGTTCCACACGTGGCTGCCCGACGCCCACGTCCAGGCGCCGACGCCCGGCTCGGTGATCCTGGCCGGCGTCATGCTGAAGATGGGCGGCTACGGCCTGATCCGCTTCGCGTTCCCGCTGTTCCCGGAGGCGGCGCTCTACTTCGCGCCGCTGCTGGCGACGCTGTCGGTGATTGCCATCGTCTATGGCGCGCTGGTGGCGATGGTGCAGCCGGACCTGAAGAAGCTGGTGGCCTACTCCTCGGTGAGCCACATGGGCTTCGTCGTGCTCGGCATTGCCGCGTTCAACATGCAAGGGCTCCAGGGCGCCTCCTACCAGATGCTGGCGCACGGCGTCAGCACCGGCGGCCTGTTCTGCGTCGTCGGCATGCTGTCGGACCGTCGGCACACGCGCCTGATCAGCGAGTTCGGCGGCCTCAAGTCGGTGATGCCGAGGCTGACGGCGGTGATGCTGATCCTAACGCTGTCGTCGATCGGCCTGCCCGGCATGAACGGGTTCATCGGCGAGTTCCTGATCATGCTCGGCGCCTTCAAGTGGGACCCGCGCTTCGTGGTGATCGCCGCGCTCGGCGTGATCCTGTCGGCGGTCTACATGCTGTGGATGTTCCAGCGGGTGTTCTACGGCAAGGTCACCAACGACCACAACAAGAACCTGGCGGACCTGTCGTTCCGCGAGTGGGCGATTATCGGCCCGCTGGCGGCGGTCGCCATCGCCATGGGCGTGGTGCCGAACGTGTTCCTGAAACCGATGGAACCGGCAATTCAGCGCCTCGTCGATCGCGTGCAAGCGCACCAGCCGCTGACGGTGGCGAACCCTCCTGAACCGGTCAGAACCCTTCCGAACCTTTCTGAACCCCTCGGAACCGTTCAGAACACGTCGGTGGCGGTGAAGCAATGATCAGTTCCTCCTTCGACGCCATCATCCCGATTCTGTGCGTGGCCCTGGCCGGCCTGGTGGTCCTGCTGGCGGAAGCGTTCCGCGGGCGCGACGAGAAGATGCCGATTGGCGGGCTCGCCATCATCGGCCTGATCGGCGCCGGCGCGGCCTCGATCCTGTTGTGGAACCGCAACGCCACCAGCTTCGGCGTGGTGACGGCCGACAACTTCTCGCTGTTCGTGAACCTGGTGCTGGTGGTTGTCGGCATCCTGACGGTGATGTTCTCGTCGCAGACCATCGACCGCGACCGGCTGCCGGCCGGCGAGTACTACGCCATCATGCTGTTCGCCATCGTCGGCATGATGCTGATGGGGCAGGCCACCGACCTGCTGGTGATCTTCCTGGCGCTCGAAACCATGTCGCTTGCCGTCTACGTGCTGACCGGCATCCGGCGCGAGCAGCAGCAGAGCACCGAAGCGGCGTTCAAGTACTTCCTGCTGGGCGCGTTCGCCAGCGCCTTCTTCCTCTACGGCGTGGCGTTCCTCTACGGCGTCACCGGCAGCACCAACCTCGATCGCATCGGCACCGTGATTGCCGCCCAGTCGATGAGCGGCAACCCGATGATCCTGCTGGGCGTCGGGATGTTGATCGTCGGCTTCGCCTTCAAGGTGGCGGCGGTGCCGTTCCACATGTGGTCGCCCGACGCCTACGAAGGCGCGCCGGCGGTGGTGACCGGCTTCATGTCCACGGGCGTGAAGGCGGCGGCGGTGGCGGCGTTCGTGCGCGTGTTCCTGTCGGCGCTCGAGCCGATGATTGCCGACTGGGCGCCGGTGCTGTGGGTGATTGCGGCGGCGACGATGATCCTCGGCACGGTGGTCGGCGTGGCGCAGACCAGCCTCAAGCGCATGCTGGCGTATTCGAGCATCGCGCACGGCGGTTACATCCTGGCGGGCCTGGTCGCCGGCAACGACGTCGGCAAGGCCGCCATCCTGTTCTACCTGGCCGCCTACGCCGTGACCAACCTCGGCGCCTTCGGCGTCATCGCGCTGCTGGGCACGCGCGAGCGCGCCAACGACGACCTGCGCGACTACGCCGGCCTGTTCCACAGCCACCCGGCCCTGGCCACGCTGATGACGTTCTTCCTGCTGTCGCTGGGCGGCTTCCCGCCGACCGCGGGTTTCATCGCCAAGTGGTACGTGTTCAGCGCCGCGATTGGCTCCGGCTACTACGGGCTCGCCATCATCGGCGTGCTGTCGAGCGTGGTCTCGGTGTTCTTCTACCTGCGCATCGTGGTGATGATGTACATGACCGAGCGCGATGCGCGCCCGGTGCCGCCGCCGATCACCAACGTGGCGTATGCCGGCCTGATCCTGTCGCTGATCGGCGTGCTCTACCTCGGCGTGCTGCCGTCGGCCATCATCGACTTCGCTCAGGCGTCAATCAGCACCATCTTCTGAGGGGACTGACCCCGAGCAGGCGATGCCGAGGGGTCTGTCCCCTCCGCAGCGCTGCGA contains:
- a CDS encoding NADH-quinone oxidoreductase subunit M produces the protein MNGLPLLSIAILLPVIGAALLLLVSNRDGSNNGLVRNLTLGISLVTFAVTLLLWAGFDPSAAAPAFQFVERHAWIPAFGIDYYVGIDGLSLMLLVLTGFLTPLALLTSWESVGKHVKEFSIFMLLLEASMIGVFSALDVFLFYIFWDFVLIPMYFLIGIWGYDQRIYAAVKFMLYTMAGSVLMLVAIIGLSWLHQSMTGEYSFDLLKLYELQIPEGTQYWMFLAFTIAFIIKVPLFPFHTWLPDAHVQAPTPGSVILAGVMLKMGGYGLIRFAFPLFPEAALYFAPLLATLSVIAIVYGALVAMVQPDLKKLVAYSSVSHMGFVVLGIAAFNMQGLQGASYQMLAHGVSTGGLFCVVGMLSDRRHTRLISEFGGLKSVMPRLTAVMLILTLSSIGLPGMNGFIGEFLIMLGAFKWDPRFVVIAALGVILSAVYMLWMFQRVFYGKVTNDHNKNLADLSFREWAIIGPLAAVAIAMGVVPNVFLKPMEPAIQRLVDRVQAHQPLTVANPPEPVRTLPNLSEPLGTVQNTSVAVKQ
- a CDS encoding NADH-quinone oxidoreductase subunit N; the protein is MISSSFDAIIPILCVALAGLVVLLAEAFRGRDEKMPIGGLAIIGLIGAGAASILLWNRNATSFGVVTADNFSLFVNLVLVVVGILTVMFSSQTIDRDRLPAGEYYAIMLFAIVGMMLMGQATDLLVIFLALETMSLAVYVLTGIRREQQQSTEAAFKYFLLGAFASAFFLYGVAFLYGVTGSTNLDRIGTVIAAQSMSGNPMILLGVGMLIVGFAFKVAAVPFHMWSPDAYEGAPAVVTGFMSTGVKAAAVAAFVRVFLSALEPMIADWAPVLWVIAAATMILGTVVGVAQTSLKRMLAYSSIAHGGYILAGLVAGNDVGKAAILFYLAAYAVTNLGAFGVIALLGTRERANDDLRDYAGLFHSHPALATLMTFFLLSLGGFPPTAGFIAKWYVFSAAIGSGYYGLAIIGVLSSVVSVFFYLRIVVMMYMTERDARPVPPPITNVAYAGLILSLIGVLYLGVLPSAIIDFAQASISTIF